AAGACAATAATGAAATGAGTAACACTGAATTAAAACACTATATAAAAAATGAGATGAAcacaacaataataattttatgaTTACAGCTAAAGAATGCAAAAATACTGATTATTCAACtctaataaaaacatttcaaggCAAAAAAGCCCACTACATTATACCAGGCTATCCTCCGCCCTCTCATTCCATTTATGTCGCTTAATAGTTTCTTCTTTCACAGCTTGCTTCAGTTTATCAAAGATATCAtcatgttcttttccttttttttctgtcatgaaaCGGGAAAATTCTTCTTGCAAAGTCTCCCATGCCACCTGGAAAGTTAGCAAACAATTTCTCCTGAAATGGACCATTATACCATACACCAGCTGATAAAGGAACATTTACTACAATTCTTTCAAGTACAAAAATCTGGAGACtttccaaaaaaaccacacaaacatAAATCACTGACTTTTcctttgctgccttttcctttgtAGCAAGCACAGTTCTGTTAAACTTTTATAAATCTATTAAATGTGAATACATCTACTTGAGGGGTTTGTTAATCTTGTAAAAACAGGTTCgggttttttcctctaataGACAAAATTCACCAGAAGAGCAAAATACAATGGGTTTGCTCTGAATGGTTCTGCAACATCAAGATCTTCCCAGCCTTTTCTGACATGTAAGCTAATTAAAAGCACTGAAGTCAGCCATTCAAACATCATCTTACTTCTCTGGAgttatgcttttattttacattttaattaagttttaatttgattttttaatttaaagaactAAATACTCACCTCTACTGCTTTATTAGGCAGTTGCTTGTCAGTCCACTGCTTCAGTTTGATGTCCACAGTGGTGTTAAATGTCCCTGAGTTtgcagtctgtgctgctggcaggtaTATGTTCTCAATCACATGAGTAGATACCCTTTCCCATAAAGTTTTCTCAAGCATCTCCTCCCTAAAATCAGAGTTGTAACACATTGATAGTTTCCAGTACACAAGTGATGGTTTCAAGTACACCAGTGACTAATAGGTGTGCATTCCATTTGTTAGGAACACCGAAAAAAAGACTACATGTCACAAGAACACAATATATTGTCcaagaaaaacagtttcttaCTTATAATTGAGAATGTTGTTTACTAGAACTCCATTTTAAAGGCAAACTTCTCCTagtaaattatgaaaaaaaaagaagaaaaaattactgtacCAGTGCTTTGGCGTGACCTGAGTCAAACTTATGACTTCATCAAGAATCTCATTCTTTGCTTTCTCAAACAGTTCATTCTGTGCAAAAGGAAATAGTAAGATTAAGTGTAGTTTGATCATGTCTCCAtacaaaaggtaaaaaagtccaaaaccttttctttaaGGCCTTTAAGCATCAAATGATACCTCCTGGTCATGTTCTGAACAATGTGTGTCCATATCATCAACTACTCTGGTTTGCCATACATTTCCCCCCCATCTCTTGGCATGCCTTTGTCCAGGCATGGCATTTCAATATTCAGGATCTCTATAAAAGAATTACAAAATGAGATCCCAATTGTTTTGTTACTCTGTCCGATAGACCAGGGAATGTATCTTCTCTTTGCCGGTTCTGTCATGATTACAAAGAAACACTGATCTGTCCCTGGAGGCAAGTTAGGTCAGGTAACTGTATCCTAGAAGAATGAAGGACTTAAGTGCTGAAGCATCGCAATTTTGAAGAACAGTATTTCCTTCCCctacaataatttattttgaattttgaaatgtcAGTACTTTATGTTAACTTTAAGAAACCtttacaaatgaaattaaaaggcatAAATGTAGATTCATAGTCTTCAACCCTAATACACAGTAATAGCAGTAGTGTAATTTACCCTGTCAAGCTCTCGCAGCCGGGGGTAATTGTTCTTCCATTCCGTCTCCAGATTGAAACGTGTGGCTGCAAAAATCAGAAACAGGGccttgtttttttaattgtccaTAAGCATTTCATGACTAACTTAGAAGTTCAGCAGGTCTTAAAATTGCTACAAATGTTGCTTGTGAAAAACTCTCCAAGAACTTTAAGTGTGTCTGCAAATgagtagaatttttttctgtctatgCCAAGATATTCTGTCTACAAATtgcatgcattaaaaaaagcacagtGGAGTTATTcagcttccagctctgcacacatcagccctgctctggctgacCAGATAGTACCTTTATATAGGAAGCCATTTTAAACATCTTAATCCAGTGGAAGAACTGTGTTTTgcccaccaaaaaaccacccaactTGATTTTTGTTCTTCATAGATTTTTACTCCTTTGGCTTTTAGAGTAAGTGGTAGTTTGCaacataaattacttttttagtttttttctagaaattaCCTGGAGCAATTATCAATTAATGGGAAATGCTCATCATACAAAACATATGAAGCAATTGTCCAAGAATGCTGGCAAAACATTATATGCATATGGAAGAAATAATTGTTTAATAGGAAGTTGCTATTTCCCTTTTTGTTCAAAACATGATTACCTTTAAAAGCATCTGCTTGCTGCTCCACAGACTCTCTCACCATTTTCCAAAAGCAGTCTGACACAGCAAGACTTAAGTTCTTGGTTGTTACCTGATGTGCTTTCAGCATACTTGTCCTGTAAAGAAAGACAGCCAGAGGAAGTTCTCTGCACACCTATGCTTTCAGGCCCCCATTTTCTGCTCGCTAGAATAAAGCTTTGCTTCTCAGAGCAGAAAATAACATGTAACTGTGTACCTAACCCAAATTTAAATCTCTTCCTCTAAAATACTTAGTGTTTCAAAATACTCCTCTCAGCTTTAAGTGCTCAGACAAGCTGAAACTTAGTTCTTGTAGAGAGGATGGAGAGACACACAAACCTTGGAAGAGTGACCCAGAACTGCAGCGGAATCAACTGCTGCCTGAAGATGCCTGTCTGTCTCCACTGACTTACAGCAAGCATTAGGAAACTAGGATAAATTGGTCACCTCAACATGATACTTAATTTAAGCATATTAAATCTCAATTAGTGTTTTCACATTGCAATCCTTTTATATTCCACAACAAAAATGGATGCTAGCATTTACCATCACAGGCTCATTTTAACAGAAAGGACAAAATAGCAACGTACTTTAAAAGCTTTGAATTTTGGAAAAATTCCTCTTCATATTCTTTAATGGATTCAATGCTTTCACTGCTGTttcctgcaaaaagaaaagagtgcTGCAACAGTTCCATTTAGACACCTTTCTGGGCTTCCAAGGACAAAACAAGCAAAGCTAGAGCTCTCTTTACCTTTTCCAGTAACAACTGCAAAATAACCCAAAGCTTTCATTGGGAAGAGTTTGCCTTCAATGATTTGCTGGATCTGTGAAAATAAAGGATTTAAGAAAAACCATCATTAACTTTGCACAGAGACTTTCATTCCTTCAGGACAGTTTAAAGGCCAGATCTAGTCATAGCTATGCATAGACTACAGCAGGAAGCAGTTTGTCATGGGACTATGAGTTCTACtgagactgaaaacaaaacaaatgaaaaaaaaaggcacaaatcTAATAAGGCATAACACAGCAgaacacaaaacacaacaaaaatgcCTATATCAGAACATCCTTAGCCTTTTTGGGAAATGGAACTTGCTCAGGTCACCTTTATGAAAGGAATCAGTATTAAAGCAAGCTGAGACTAAAGTCCCCTAGCTGATCACTAAAAGCAAGGCCTGAGAGAGATTAAAACAACAACtaccaaaaaaatcaccataCTGAATACAGAAATATGCACTCAAAAACATCTAGAACAGGCAGGTGAAGTCCAATATCTCTCCCAGCATCTCAAGTATTTTACCATGTGCTATTTCAGCCAGCACAATATGAGAAAAAGAGTTTCAGCTGTTTGGACTCACCCTGTTTGGACTAGCcacatttttctctgcaagatCAACCTTAGTCAACACAAATATGGTCCTTTTTCCTTGGGGATCCATTTGGCTGACTAAGTCTGTGACAATACTGCGTTCTGCATCCACTGACCCATCTAAATCAAATATAAAGTTTATTTTAGGGACTATGTAATCTAACACACAGTACTGAAAACACAGTAGCCATCAATTAAGTTTCATGTTACAAACTTAACCCAGTAAAATTAGACTTATATTCCATTTTTGGATACACATAgtggaaaaaatgctttattctCAGAATCAAAGCAAAGTAGTTTGGTGTAGTCTGGTAAGTTTTCAACAAGTACCAGCTTACTCAAAATATTCAACATTATATTATATTCAATATTATTGCATGCTGCCACCAAAAACAATGCTGTGGAAAACTTGAATTTTATTATCACcaccatttttctttaatgctaaaaaaaaacctcttagcAAAAAGTTGCTTTTTGCCACAGGTTGCACAGATTGGCTTAATTTATAAACAGACATTCCAAATCATGCTGTTTTGTACAGTACAAATtatcacaaaaggaaaaataccatATGAACCAtgattaaaaatacaaatggatAATTGCTTAGACTCTTAGTACCTTGAATACAGAGGATGATGGCATTGGGATTCTGCATGTAGGCTTTGCTGATGCTAAAGATAGTTTCCTTTGTATCTGGAGCCATACCTGACGTCACAGTCTTTAATATGCATATggagataaatatttaaagaaaaacaaaaaaaatgttaaaaacccccaaacagcTAATGTTCTCATCAATAACATGACTTCATTTACatgtcttcattttttaaattattgcatACTCACACTAATGACTCCAGGTAAATCAACCAATACCATTCTCTGCAAACCAGGACCTTTCACACTTAAGGAGATGgtctgtgaaataaaattgaaattagaAGTTTATACACCATCTACTTTGAGTATAGTTACACAGacaaacacacatatataaaactATATGAACACATATTTATACACATGTATTATTCAGCAATAACCCATCACTTTTAAATAGGAAGTACAACTTTCAATGCAAGTATAAATGCAGTATTGTCctttaaaactgatttaaacAGTCCAAATACACTTTGTATACTGCAAAATACAAAGTGTATGCAGACTGGATTCATCACAGTCCCCCAGCTGAAGAATACTTCCAAAacacatacatatatttaccatgaaatatttgaaaagtctTACCTCAGTGCTAACAGTACACCCTTCTTTCACACTATTTCTCATTCtgatttctatttcatttctcAAAGCTGCAAGCTGttacaaaaaaagcaaaatatcaaACACAAAATTCTTTATTACTGtgatagaagaaaaattacctaCACAGAAAACCACTTTTAGTTAGGGATGAAGATCTCAGTTTATAAGTAATATTTCAAATGCATGTTTAGTAAGTCTGGTAAATGGGGAGGGTACTAAAGGACAGATTACCTGCAGATCCCTTCATACTTCAAAAAGTGTCTCAGCACAAGGAGCACTCAACATTTTATCCACTTCAGTACCAGTCAAAGAGATAATTTAATAGCTAATACAATGCATTGCCCCACTAAACATCTTTCACTCTACTTGAACAGAGGCATAGGGATCACAGAGatataaaattattcagagAATCAACAGAGGTCTCATTAACTTCCAGTCACTTTATCATACTTACATCCTCCTCTTTGGTCAGATCAAACTCCCGAGAGCTGTCTTTGAATAAAGCCACATGGTGGGGACCTTCACTAAGGGTCACCTAAATGTTAAAAGCTTTAATGAGAAAGTATAGCAAATCTAACACAGAGAAACATGAGAAGTACATGGTATATGTACACTTCCCTCTGTAGAAACACAATTACAGGTAATGCTCTTTTAGCACAAAATTACTAAATGGTACTGCTACTACTCAGACAGGACACATGGATCATATACAGACCTGCAGAGCTCTTGTCATTGGCTGAAACAACTCCCTTGTTTACAGGCCATTTTATAAACCTATGTATATGTATGCTTCAATCAATGTCATAATCAGAGGGAGAACAATACAGCAAATGCTGATTCAGAGAAGAGGATGTTTCTTACCTTGACAGGGGAACGTGTCATCATCTCCCCAGACCCTCGAGGGAATATGCGGGCCTGGGCAATCATTTCTAACACGCTGGTTTTTCCTGCACTTTGGTCTCCAACCACCACCACCTTAAGTGAAAGTTTAAACAGCCATTGGCTTTTGGAAGGACATTTTGGAAGTTTAGATAAAAGCTGGCTACGAAGAGATACATCTGTATCAACGCCAGCTGTATTCTGCTCGATAATAAATGCATGGTTTTGAAGAAGTACTAACTTGTTGTcaagcaaaaaaacctgacTTGTGCTTAAGAGAGCACAGTCCACAAAGCACCCTGCCAGAGCATCTACTGAAGAAAGGGAGGGCTTGTTGCTCTCATGGCAGGCAGCTCTCCTCTTCTTGTACAAAATGCTTTCAGCAGGCAAAACACTACTCATGTGGTAGATGCTGCTTCTGCCCGGAACGAGCTGAATCCTGAGTTTCTCCATCTTATGGCTTCCTATAGAACCTACCAATACTACAGGTGGTTGTGCAAGCTGGAAGCATCCCTGGCTCTCTCCTACACCAGCAGTCAGGCTAACCCCCTCCCAAATCCCCTTCCTCAACAGCAGCATGCTGTGGAGAGATGGATAGGGCACCTTAATCACTCAGCTCCACTCACACACAGTGGGAAATAACAAACATTTTACAAAGCTGAGGAGGATGAGATGCACGGACTGAAAccatttaaaatggaaagctgagcacagcagcagtaaCTGAATCTAGACAGGGTTTATCTAAGAGCCAAAACAGGCTTAGCATGGGtaaatttgttattttcaaaattatcttactgcttttaaaatgaaagatgtGTCTTAAGCAAAAAGGTGGAGTTACAAGAAAATAGGCTAACACTAACTCTGGATTATTCTGGAATATAATGAAATGTTCTATTTAATTGCAAAACTGGTGTTTCAGTAGAAATCATTTAACTTGTTATCTACTTACTCGAGGTAGGTGATCTTGAGTGTTATAACTAGCATCATAATCAGACAGGATGTCAAGTACTTCAGAATACATATCAATCAAGGACTTCTACAAAAATAAgtacacagagaaaacacagccaaaTAAGAGAACAGAAGTTTCAGACTACTTCTTCTGTAAATTtgtgtaaaaatgtttttactttcTCTTGATGGTTTGAAACCACAGCTGTCTATACTGCAGTTATCATTTTCTACGAAATACAATACCAAGTAAAGTCACTCCTTGATTCCTGTggatgaaggaggaaaatgaaagctCCTATGTATAGCAAACTTTGCAGCTTTCAGGTTAAGCTAAACTGAGTTTCTTCCACTGAACATCTAGAATTATCTAGTTTGATGAACAATAAACATTAACAAGGATACTGAGTTATCAAACTTATTATGCACAAGTAAGATTCATCTTTCAGTTCCCAGAGGAAAGAGTAAGATCCATATTGGTTAACAAATcaaacagagaagcagaaaacatctatttttaaaatgctcagGATACTGgcagacaaaaacaaaagctaGTCTCACTGGATTTATACCGTCATTAAATGATGTTCCCTGACCCCATAACTTGCTCCTACCAAACTCAATGAGACCCACGACAAAGCACAAAGGTATCAGGCTGTGTGTGCAAGAAGAGTTGGAAGCAAGATTATCTGAAAATACAGTAAAGCTACATGAAAAAACCAAGCCACATTTCCCAATCTCTTAGGTAAGTTATTTAGTTGACATGGTAATCCCTTTGTGGTTTTCAATTGAAGCCACTTCCAAAAGTTATatagttaaaaaataaaggatgtATGAAAGTTCTGATGACTCAAAAATTAACAGAGGTATCTTAAAACAAATATTATAAGTTTATATATGAATTAACAAATGCAATTTAGAATAGCATAATGGAAAATATGGTGTAATTATATTTCAATGGGGTTTTGTAACACGTACCTTTAACTTCCTCTGATGAATTCCCTTGTCATCTCTTTGCAGTACCAATTTTCTCAGTTCTTTGTTCTCCTTCTCTAATCGCTCAAGCATTCTTTGGTATTTTAGCTACAAAAAGTAGTACAAACACATTTGTGTAATTATGGACATAATAGATTCAATAGGAACAAAGATTTACCTTATAAAAAACTTATAATCCTTCAGGCAGGTCTTTCAAAAATATAGAAACCTTCATGATCACTAGTTATTAAGAATACAAGGTCACCAAGAGAAGAGTGttagaattacttttttttttaatgcaaccCTTTTGCTTCAAAAGTTTTTATAAGAGCACACTGTTCAAACCTCAGAACACAATGATCAATATTAAAGCATCTTAAGCACCATTTTCAAAGGAGCTACCCATATGGAACCAGACAAAAATCAGTGTCAGTGGGAACTGGCCATTCAATCAAAATGGAGCTTGAATGTAAATTTGCAAGCCTCGTTTAGATCCCTTTTTCAGCATAAAACCTCAGATTTAGACGACTGTACCAGCTTAGCCCTGTTTAGGAGATTGCAGTAGTACTCTGAAGATGAGAGATGTATATGGTTTTGATATCtactctgaaaatgtttttctacaATGTGGAAATGTATTTGGCCTGagtgtacttaaaaaaaaaaaaaagtatattatTAAAAAAGTAAGTAATAAATGCACTTAAAACTAGCAAATACATCATGAGGTTAGGAAAGCCCCTATAAAATAATGTAGCTGAGCCGAAGAACCAATCAATTTAGAAGCCTGCAGATAAAAGATTACTTGTAGATTAATGTGagcaagaaaaccaaaacactgaCAACTATGACTAATGTGAATCATCCCTGAAAAAATCTAGCTTAAAAATAACTAGTTCTGTCTTGCTAATCAAGGTGAGATTAAAACTTGGTTGGAATGAGGTCTTGCTTTCTGTAAGTCATTGTCAGAGAAGAACAGACTAGACTGACCCTTGCTCTGTGCCAACACAGGGGACTCTGCATCGATAGATTCAGAGATTGAAAAAAGCATTGCATTTTTACCAAATATACTTCAGGTGTGCTTTTGTCTAGTAAACCTGAATCTGCTGCACATAAACCACTACTTAAGGCATCAATAACTCAGAAGAGTCACCTGAGTGCGTAGCAGTTCTTCTTGAAGTTGATCAATCTTCTCTTTGTCAGAAAcctacaaagaaaaataatcatggCTACCACCATCACTTGTTTAGTTTAAGCACTGTAAGTAACCAAATTACGAGCTGAAAGTTTCATTCCACATAAGAAAAATGACTCGACATGCACTTCACAGCAAATAAAATTCTTCAATTagcatttgaaatttaaaactgaTGGAAAGCCCCATCTGTAACAGGAGCTTTACATCAAAGAATTGTCTGAATTTCAGTACAtgcaaatgtaaaaattaaCCCTTCAAGACTTAATACTGGGAAAGTGGGTTtaaggaaaagcagcttcatATGGTCCTGAGATTTGTGGCCACTGAACTAAATGTAGTTTTAGTGGTCAAACTCTCAGGATCTTGTATATCCACTTTCTGAATTAACACCAACCTAATGTGATAAAATCACTGAATACCTGCTTGCTACAGAAAATACTTGCAGGTAAGTATTCACTATTTATGAATATTCATAAGCATTCTTATTTCATATTTGTGAGAATTCTAAATGTGCTACACAACTTCATACATTTTAGATAGGCAGGATAGTCTTGAAGggttatttcaaaattatttaaattacattaaaactggaaaaattagGATATTATAGTACAAGACATCTTGAGATTCAAGGAATTAATGTAATAAGATCAAGCACTAAGAAACATTCTAAGCCAAATGTTCCTAAAATGTGTTCATCAAGATGCAGTAAACAGTTGTTTTAAACAATCCCCTTTCAATAACACAAAGACAAAAAGCATTAATGATGGAATACAGATTCTTATGATGTAAATATTTCCAAACAACAAAATCTAATGATTGACTGATAAAATAttcaatttagaaaaaaatggtaACCTAAACAATTATTGAGTGTGTCAGTATTTAAATAAAGTTCAGGTGATAAAGCCCATGTGACATTTACAACTCAAGTTGGCTTTAAATGAGAAAGAGCATATTATCTAATATGCAGAGGACAGCTGTTATTTAGACACAAATTAATTCCACTACTAAAACTTTACAAGAGTTGTTACAGACTAAACAAGAATTAGAATCCACAAGTATTCGTAGTGCTCAATATCATTTAGCTGTTAAGCCTGAAGAATTGTGTCTGCACTTTATAGAAAGAAATCCAAGCTGACACTTCCATCATATtgccattattttctttcataaagaGCAAAGACAAAATGCTATAAATTAACTTTTCATTGCTGTTAATTAGTTCAGTGGTAGCAAGAGTACATCAGAAACAGGGTTAGTTGAACAGAGGACTTGCTGTGCGCAGCCACAAGCTGCTAtatgtaaataaacatttacataTACACACACCTCCAACACCTCAGAGATTTAAGGGGAAAATAACAGGAAGGCAAAGAGAGTGATGTGCAGAGccaaaagcagcaagaaaattcaggaaagataaggaaaacaaagttcTTCCATGTGCTGCAGACTCTCAAAGGAGGTaacattttcctgctctctgctgttctcAAAGGACTTGTGGGGCCATGATGCACCTCTGAAGTGCTTCCCTACAGACACCTCCAACCACGGGCACTGTCTGTGAGAGCTGAAGCTTCTGTTCAACGCAGAAAGCCAAAATATTGCACAATATTGCGAGATCTTAGGCAAAGAACCATCTAGCACTAGATGATTAATTCTAACAAGGACTTTAGGTAAGTTATgtcaaaaccaacaaacagcTCTAGAATGATGTCACTGCCTCAGTGCTTGGTGCAGGTGTGATTTCAATGTTAGTACATACAGTATTTTGAACATGTGGTCCACAATATTGCTAGAAATTGTGAAGTTGCCAATAAAAGCTGAAGTATCAGTTTGAAGTACTAAGTCACATAAGACTGATCTCTGATTTCTATCCCCCCTCCAAAAATCAACTATTAAAGTATGTTTATATAGGTACATGAGTATTTGTTTAATCCAGTTCAATATGGTTTGTAACTCAAGattcctccctctttccccatTGCCATCATAAAGAATTATGAGAAAAGAATACTGGAGACTTATTTTTAATCAAGGGCCCTTGCACATAGATATCTGTGAGTACTCAAATACCAAAAAGCTCCTTATGGAGTTACACATTTTGCACAGCAGTTGCTTTTCAACAGCCTTTATCACATATAGCATAAAATAATTAGGTGCATCTGAAAATTCAGTACCTTTGAAACCACAGCTTTTGGACTTGTACATTCTCTAACTAGActacaaataattaaaaattgataATGTTCAGAACTACAAAGATTTctaataatttaaatgaaaatatcaagGCCCAGACAAAATGCATTCAAGCAGCCATGCACAGTGCAGTTGTAAACAATTTTACTGCTAAATATTTAACAGGctgcccccccaaaaaaatcaacaagagaaaactaaatttttgtttttagtaTCTTCTCCTGATTGTGAGATGGTTTGTACTGTTACTCAATTTACAACTGCAGTAGATTTAATACTgagcaaataaattaaaatagaaaaatatgtaaGTAAATTGGGCAAAACTttcaagaacagaaataaaaccatcatATTTTATTATAGACATGCAAGCAAGACAACTCagttaaaacataaaaaaggtTAGTTTATGCCCTGTCAGAAAGacctgaaattatttatttcattgacAGTCACAATTTGGTCTTCCAAAAAACAATGTGGATCAATAACTGGATTCTTTGACCGATATCCTCATATCAAGGTATTAAAGAAATTAGTTTACCATCTCTTTCAAATTGATTCAAACATAAAAGTTAGTGTGACAAACAAGACTCTGTCTTAAGGCATGTATGCCAAACAGCACATTGAATGTTAAGTGAAAACTTTCTATATGCAAAGGAAGGTAGACCTTCAATCCTCTGAAGACAGAGTACCTGCCATGGAGGGCAGGATAACAAAGAGCATTTTCTTCATAGCTTGGGAATTGTGGAATTAGTTGCAATAAAGTACTAACAAAGTAGAATCTCAATCACAAACAAATGTAGTATCaagctcatttttcttcctgaatgtatttattagactgaaatttttatatatcaaatattatgttgtttttttcagcaatttttacAAGTTCatacattttattattacttCAATCTATTATTCCATTCTCTAGCTCTCTCAATAAACTGTATACAGTCTGACTAGGGAGCTTGTAACTCTAAACCATATAAAATAATATGGCAAGAAAGTAAAACATTGAAGTACTATACTTTCAGagaacactgattt
The genomic region above belongs to Motacilla alba alba isolate MOTALB_02 chromosome 9, Motacilla_alba_V1.0_pri, whole genome shotgun sequence and contains:
- the OPA1 gene encoding dynamin-like 120 kDa protein, mitochondrial isoform X1 is translated as MWRTRAAAACVICRSLANSSYGIKRKSPLQNLHLVSRSIHHPYYPSAKFQRPPLRISIQQLSSLNRLPLHKTKLLNVKHGYQSHRNFWLARLASRLLRVRYLILGSAVGGGYTAKKTYEQWKDMMPDLEDYKWIVPDFIWELDELVDFEKLLKALPDADDLAKLMPDFDKIGESLASLKGFLSPGYNLVSEVIGASDLLLLLGSPGETAFRATDQGYDSDKQFKKGLLGELILLQQQIQQHEEEARRAAGFSSQQKRKVSDKEKIDQLQEELLRTQLKYQRMLERLEKENKELRKLVLQRDDKGIHQRKLKKSLIDMYSEVLDILSDYDASYNTQDHLPRVVVVGDQSAGKTSVLEMIAQARIFPRGSGEMMTRSPVKVTLSEGPHHVALFKDSSREFDLTKEEDLAALRNEIEIRMRNSVKEGCTVSTETISLSVKGPGLQRMVLVDLPGVISTVTSGMAPDTKETIFSISKAYMQNPNAIILCIQDGSVDAERSIVTDLVSQMDPQGKRTIFVLTKVDLAEKNVASPNRIQQIIEGKLFPMKALGYFAVVTGKGNSSESIESIKEYEEEFFQNSKLLKTSMLKAHQVTTKNLSLAVSDCFWKMVRESVEQQADAFKATRFNLETEWKNNYPRLRELDRNELFEKAKNEILDEVISLTQVTPKHWEEMLEKTLWERVSTHVIENIYLPAAQTANSGTFNTTVDIKLKQWTDKQLPNKAVEVAWETLQEEFSRFMTEKKGKEHDDIFDKLKQAVKEETIKRHKWNERAEDSLRVIQHNALEDRSISDKQQWDAAIHFMEETLQSRLKDTESVIEDMVGPDWKKRWLHWVGRTKEQNIRNETKNELEKLIKCNEDHPAYLANDEVTTVRKNLEARGVAVDPCLIKDTWHQIYRRYFLKSALNHCNLCRRGFYYYQKHFVDSELECNDIVLFWRIQRMLAITANTLRQQLTNTEVRRLEKNVKEVLEDFAEDNEKKVMLLTGKRVQLAEDLKKVREIQEKLEAFIEALHQEK